The Thermodesulfobacteriota bacterium genome contains a region encoding:
- the ribD gene encoding bifunctional diaminohydroxyphosphoribosylaminopyrimidine deaminase/5-amino-6-(5-phosphoribosylamino)uracil reductase RibD translates to MPKDSDTKYMSLAISLAKRAEGMTSPNPLVGAVLVKEGRIIGKGYHKKAGLPHAEIEAIFDSENKGNVVNGSTLYVTLEPCCHGDKRTPRCVDSIIKKGISNVVVGTLDPNPKVSGNGIELLKQRGVNVRVGVVEEACKIVNEAFFKYIRSGIPFVTLKLACTLDGKIATMTGDAKWIGSESQRNFAHRLRKKVDAILVGIETVLHDDPQLNVRLGKRATDQPIPIVLDSRLRIPIESRLLKIHKSPLIITTHKADVEKKNNLEDMGSRVLIFDSDKNGKIDLPSLLKKLGELEITSILIEGGSRVAASALSQRVVDKIVLFYTPKIIGAEGVSMVGDLNILKVKEALAIRGLKVKVFGEELMIEGYI, encoded by the coding sequence ATGCCCAAGGACTCAGACACCAAATATATGTCTCTCGCAATCAGTCTTGCGAAGAGAGCCGAGGGAATGACCAGTCCGAACCCCCTTGTAGGAGCCGTACTGGTTAAAGAAGGAAGAATCATCGGCAAGGGATATCATAAAAAAGCGGGGCTTCCTCACGCAGAGATAGAAGCCATATTCGATTCTGAAAACAAGGGGAACGTTGTCAATGGCTCGACCCTCTATGTAACATTGGAGCCATGCTGCCACGGAGATAAAAGGACACCGCGATGCGTCGATTCAATCATCAAAAAGGGTATATCAAATGTTGTGGTCGGAACCCTCGATCCAAATCCCAAAGTTTCGGGGAACGGAATAGAACTCCTTAAACAAAGGGGCGTAAATGTAAGAGTAGGTGTAGTTGAGGAGGCTTGTAAAATCGTAAACGAGGCATTCTTCAAGTATATAAGGTCTGGGATTCCCTTTGTTACTCTTAAACTCGCCTGCACCCTCGATGGCAAGATAGCAACCATGACAGGAGATGCAAAATGGATAGGGAGCGAAAGTCAAAGAAATTTCGCACACAGGCTGAGGAAAAAAGTCGATGCTATTCTGGTAGGAATAGAAACCGTTCTACATGACGATCCGCAGCTTAATGTCAGGCTGGGGAAGAGGGCTACAGATCAACCCATCCCGATAGTACTTGACTCCAGACTCAGGATCCCAATCGAGTCACGATTGCTTAAGATTCATAAATCACCGTTAATAATCACCACACATAAAGCAGACGTAGAAAAGAAAAATAATCTAGAAGATATGGGGTCAAGAGTCCTAATTTTTGATAGCGATAAAAATGGAAAAATAGATTTACCTAGTTTACTCAAGAAGCTCGGAGAATTGGAGATAACAAGCATTCTTATAGAAGGGGGGAGCAGAGTGGCGGCTTCGGCGCTGAGTCAAAGAGTGGTTGACAAGATTGTTCTTTTCTATACGCCAAAAATTATTGGAGCGGAGGGTGTTAGTATGGTAGGAGACCTTAATATTCTAAAAGTCAAAGAAGCACTGGCGATCAGAGGATTAAAGGTTAAGGTTTTTGGAGAGGAACTAATGATCGAAGGTTATATATAA